A single genomic interval of Phocoenobacter uteri harbors:
- a CDS encoding GMP reductase encodes MLIEEQEYLDFDNVLIKPKRSTLNSRKNVTLTRTFNTKNSKLEVEGIPIIAANMDSVGTFEMAKSLAQFQIFTAIHKFYEIEEWENFAKENPEILKYVFVTIGSSDTEIEKLQNILQKIPEIRMICVDIANGYSEHFLNQVKKVRALFPDKVLMAGNVVTYEITEELILSGVDIVKIGIGPGSVCTTRKMTGVGVPQLSATIECADAAHGLGGLVCTDGGCVNVGDISKAFGAGADFVMLGGMLSAHKESNGEIIFRNGEQFMAFYGMSSSKSMKKHYGKVNDYRASEGKEVLLPYRGEVKHTVQEILGGIRSTCTYVGADKLKHLPKRTTFIKVSRQINTVYNNFERT; translated from the coding sequence ATGCTCATTGAAGAACAAGAATACCTAGATTTTGATAATGTCTTAATCAAACCAAAACGTAGTACCCTCAACTCACGTAAAAATGTGACCTTAACTCGAACTTTCAACACCAAAAATAGTAAACTTGAAGTTGAAGGTATTCCTATTATTGCCGCAAATATGGACAGTGTGGGAACATTTGAAATGGCAAAATCCTTAGCTCAATTTCAAATATTTACGGCCATTCATAAATTCTATGAAATCGAAGAATGGGAAAATTTTGCCAAAGAAAATCCTGAAATTTTAAAATATGTGTTTGTCACTATCGGTTCAAGCGATACCGAAATTGAGAAATTACAAAATATTCTTCAAAAAATACCTGAAATTCGAATGATTTGCGTCGATATTGCGAATGGATATAGCGAACATTTCTTAAATCAAGTCAAAAAAGTCCGAGCATTATTTCCTGACAAGGTTCTAATGGCAGGCAATGTCGTTACCTATGAAATTACCGAAGAATTGATTTTAAGTGGTGTCGATATCGTTAAAATTGGGATTGGACCAGGTTCTGTATGTACTACGCGTAAGATGACAGGCGTTGGCGTACCTCAACTTTCGGCAACCATTGAATGTGCAGATGCTGCCCACGGTTTAGGCGGATTAGTCTGCACGGATGGCGGCTGTGTCAACGTTGGCGATATTTCCAAAGCCTTTGGGGCTGGGGCTGATTTTGTTATGCTTGGAGGAATGCTCTCAGCACACAAAGAATCCAATGGTGAAATAATTTTTAGAAATGGCGAACAATTTATGGCTTTCTACGGTATGAGTTCCAGCAAATCGATGAAAAAACACTATGGAAAAGTCAATGATTACCGAGCAAGTGAAGGAAAAGAGGTGCTATTGCCCTATCGTGGCGAAGTGAAACATACCGTGCAAGAAATTTTAGGCGGAATTCGTTCAACCTGCACCTATGTCGGAGCAGATAAATTAAAACATCTCCCTAAACGCACTACTTTTATCAAAGTTAGTCGTCAAATAAATACCGTTTATAATAATTTTGAACGCACTTAA
- a CDS encoding NCS2 family permease, protein MSLSSFFQMKQRGSSIRQEVIAGLTTFLAMVYSVIVVPDMLSKAGFPADSVFVATCLVAGIGSIIIGVWANMPMAIGCAISLTAFTAFSLVLGQGVSVPVALGAIFLMGVVFTLISVTGIRAWILRNLPISIAHGAGIGIGLFLLLIAANGVGLVVSNQAGLPVKMGDFASFPVIMSLLGLTTIIGLERLKVKGSILWVIIGITAIGLAFDPNVHFNGEIFKLPTFGENSQLLKLDVIGALDPKILPVVFALVMTAVFDATGTIRAVAGQAELLDRDNQIINGGKALTSDSLSSILSGLFGSAPAAVYIESAAGTAVGGKTGLTAVVVGILFLVMLCFQPLAFLVPGYATAPALMYVGLLMLSNVSKLDFNDFIGAMSGLVCAVFIVLTANIVTGIMLGFATLVIGRIVASEFKKLNIGTVIIAVILVSFYAFDWAI, encoded by the coding sequence ATGTCTCTTTCTTCATTTTTTCAAATGAAACAGCGTGGTTCTTCTATTCGTCAAGAAGTAATTGCAGGGCTTACCACTTTTCTTGCAATGGTTTATTCAGTCATTGTTGTTCCGGATATGTTAAGTAAGGCTGGATTTCCCGCAGATTCTGTTTTTGTAGCGACTTGCTTAGTGGCAGGGATTGGCTCAATTATTATTGGTGTGTGGGCAAATATGCCAATGGCGATAGGTTGTGCAATTTCCCTGACTGCATTCACTGCATTTAGCTTAGTATTGGGACAAGGTGTTTCTGTGCCTGTGGCATTAGGGGCAATTTTCTTAATGGGGGTTGTGTTTACTTTAATCTCTGTAACGGGCATTCGTGCATGGATTTTACGTAATTTACCGATTAGTATTGCTCACGGTGCAGGCATTGGTATCGGATTATTCTTATTACTCATCGCAGCTAACGGTGTTGGATTAGTGGTATCTAATCAAGCTGGCTTACCAGTAAAAATGGGAGACTTTGCTTCTTTTCCTGTCATTATGTCGTTGTTAGGATTAACCACCATTATTGGTCTAGAACGCTTAAAAGTGAAGGGTAGTATTTTATGGGTTATTATAGGCATTACCGCGATCGGCTTAGCTTTCGATCCTAATGTACATTTCAATGGTGAGATTTTTAAACTTCCAACATTTGGCGAAAATTCGCAATTATTAAAATTAGATGTGATAGGGGCATTAGATCCTAAAATTTTACCAGTGGTTTTTGCATTAGTGATGACGGCGGTATTTGATGCCACAGGTACGATTCGAGCAGTTGCAGGGCAGGCTGAACTATTAGATAGAGATAATCAAATCATCAATGGTGGCAAGGCATTAACGTCTGATTCATTAAGCAGTATTTTATCAGGATTATTTGGCTCAGCCCCAGCTGCGGTTTATATTGAATCGGCGGCAGGAACAGCCGTAGGTGGTAAAACAGGCTTAACCGCGGTTGTTGTTGGTATACTCTTTCTTGTTATGCTGTGCTTTCAGCCTCTTGCTTTTTTAGTACCTGGTTATGCAACAGCACCCGCGTTAATGTATGTTGGATTGTTGATGCTAAGTAATGTCTCAAAATTAGATTTTAATGATTTTATCGGAGCTATGTCAGGCTTAGTTTGTGCAGTGTTTATTGTATTAACAGCGAACATAGTAACAGGTATTATGCTTGGTTTTGCAACACTTGTGATAGGAAGAATTGTTGCCAGTGAGTTCAAAAAACTTAATATTGGTACAGTAATTATTGCGGTTATCCTTGTTTCATTTTATGCTTTTGACTGGGCAATTTAG
- the typA gene encoding translational GTPase TypA yields MTQNLDITKLRNIAIIAHVDHGKTTLVDKLLQQSGTFEETRGDVDERVMDSNDLEKERGITILAKNTAINWNDYHINIVDTPGHADFGGEVERVLSMVDSVLLVVDAFDGPMPQTRFVTQKAFAHGLKPIVVINKVDRPGARPDWVVDQIFDLFVNLDATDEQLDFPIIYASALNGVAGLEHESLEADMTPLFKAIVKHVEPPKVELNGTFQMQISQLDYNSYVGVIGIGRIKRGSVKPGQQVTIIDSEGKKRNGKVGQVLSHLGLERYEAEVANAGDIVAITGLGELNISDTVCDTNNVDALPALSVDEPTVTMFFCVNTSPFCGKEGKFVTSRQILERLRKELVHNVALRVEETEDPDAFRVSGRGELHLSVLIENMRREGYELAVSRPKVIFREIDGRKQEPFEQVTVDVEEQHQGAVMEALGLRKGEVKDMSSDGKGRTRIEYIIPSRGLIGFRSDFMTMTSGTGLLYSSFSHYDDIKPGEIGKRKNGVLISNATGKALAFALFGLQERGKLLIDHAVEVYEGQIIGIHSRSNDLTVNCLQGKKLTNMRASGKDEAISLTTPVKFTLEQAIEFIDDDELVEVTPTSIRIRKKFLTELDRRRAARNS; encoded by the coding sequence ATGACACAAAATTTAGATATAACAAAATTGCGTAATATCGCAATTATTGCTCACGTTGACCACGGTAAAACGACCCTTGTAGATAAACTTCTACAACAATCAGGTACCTTTGAAGAAACACGTGGTGACGTTGATGAACGAGTTATGGACTCAAACGATCTTGAAAAAGAACGTGGAATCACAATTTTAGCAAAAAATACAGCGATTAACTGGAACGACTATCACATCAATATCGTAGATACCCCAGGACACGCGGACTTCGGTGGCGAAGTTGAACGTGTACTTTCAATGGTTGACTCTGTATTACTTGTTGTAGATGCTTTTGATGGCCCAATGCCACAAACTCGTTTTGTAACCCAAAAAGCATTTGCTCACGGTTTAAAACCAATCGTTGTCATCAATAAAGTTGACCGTCCAGGTGCACGCCCTGATTGGGTAGTAGATCAAATCTTTGATTTATTCGTGAACCTTGATGCAACCGATGAACAATTAGATTTCCCTATTATTTATGCATCAGCATTAAATGGTGTTGCAGGTTTAGAACACGAAAGCTTAGAAGCGGATATGACACCATTATTCAAAGCTATCGTGAAACACGTTGAGCCACCAAAAGTAGAACTTAACGGTACTTTCCAAATGCAAATTTCACAGCTTGATTATAATAGCTATGTAGGCGTTATTGGTATTGGCCGTATCAAACGTGGTTCTGTAAAACCGGGACAACAAGTTACTATCATTGATAGTGAAGGTAAAAAACGCAACGGTAAAGTTGGACAAGTTTTAAGCCACTTAGGTTTAGAGCGTTATGAAGCAGAAGTTGCAAATGCAGGCGATATCGTTGCAATTACTGGTTTAGGCGAATTAAATATTTCTGATACTGTTTGTGATACTAACAATGTTGATGCACTTCCAGCATTAAGCGTTGATGAGCCAACAGTAACCATGTTCTTCTGTGTAAACACTTCACCATTCTGTGGTAAAGAAGGAAAATTTGTGACTTCTCGTCAGATCTTAGAGCGTTTACGTAAAGAGTTAGTTCACAACGTAGCATTACGTGTTGAAGAAACAGAAGATCCAGACGCATTCCGTGTATCTGGTCGTGGTGAACTTCACTTATCAGTATTGATTGAAAATATGCGTCGTGAAGGCTACGAATTAGCCGTATCACGTCCAAAAGTAATTTTCCGTGAAATTGACGGTCGTAAACAAGAGCCTTTCGAGCAAGTGACTGTGGATGTTGAAGAACAGCATCAAGGTGCGGTAATGGAAGCTTTAGGTCTTCGTAAAGGTGAAGTAAAAGATATGTCATCAGACGGTAAAGGACGTACTCGTATCGAATACATCATCCCAAGTCGTGGCTTAATCGGTTTCCGTAGTGACTTTATGACGATGACATCTGGTACTGGTTTACTTTATTCAAGCTTCAGTCATTATGATGATATTAAACCTGGTGAAATCGGTAAACGTAAAAACGGTGTATTGATTTCAAATGCAACAGGTAAAGCACTTGCGTTCGCATTATTCGGTTTACAAGAACGTGGTAAATTATTGATTGATCACGCTGTTGAAGTTTATGAAGGTCAAATTATCGGTATCCATAGCCGTTCGAATGACTTAACCGTAAACTGTTTACAAGGTAAAAAATTAACGAATATGCGTGCATCTGGTAAAGATGAAGCGATTTCATTAACAACACCTGTTAAATTTACCCTTGAACAAGCGATTGAGTTTATCGATGATGATGAATTAGTAGAAGTAACGCCAACTTCTATCCGTATTCGTAAAAAATTCTTAACAGAATTAGACCGTCGTCGTGCGGCACGTAATAGCTAA
- the rplI gene encoding 50S ribosomal protein L9 translates to MQVILLDKVAHLGSVGDQVNVKSGFARNYLIPQGKAVMATKANIEHFEARRAELEAKAAAVLAEAQARADKIGALEVVTIASNAGEDGRLFGSIGARDIADAVSKAGVELAKSEVRLGEGPLRTLGEFTVKVQLHAEVASQVTIVVVAE, encoded by the coding sequence ATGCAAGTTATTTTATTAGACAAAGTTGCACACCTAGGTAGCGTGGGCGACCAAGTAAATGTTAAATCAGGTTTTGCACGTAACTACTTAATCCCACAAGGTAAAGCAGTTATGGCAACTAAAGCAAACATTGAACACTTCGAAGCACGTCGTGCAGAATTAGAAGCAAAAGCAGCAGCAGTATTAGCTGAGGCTCAAGCTCGTGCAGACAAAATCGGTGCATTAGAAGTTGTTACTATCGCATCAAACGCTGGTGAAGATGGCCGTTTATTCGGTTCAATCGGTGCTCGTGATATTGCTGACGCAGTATCTAAAGCAGGCGTTGAATTAGCGAAAAGTGAAGTACGTTTAGGCGAAGGTCCACTTCGTACATTAGGCGAATTCACTGTTAAAGTTCAACTTCACGCAGAAGTTGCTTCACAAGTAACTATCGTTGTTGTTGCAGAGTAA
- the rpsR gene encoding 30S ribosomal protein S18, with product MARYFRRRKFCRFTAENVVEIDYKDIATLKNYISESGKIVPSRITGTRAKYQRQLARAIKRARYLALLPYTDNHQ from the coding sequence ATGGCACGTTATTTCCGTCGTCGTAAGTTCTGCCGTTTTACAGCGGAAAATGTTGTTGAAATCGATTACAAAGATATCGCTACATTAAAGAACTACATTTCAGAAAGCGGCAAAATTGTACCAAGCCGCATCACTGGTACTCGTGCGAAGTATCAACGTCAATTAGCACGCGCAATCAAACGCGCACGTTACCTTGCGTTGTTACCATACACTGACAATCATCAGTAA
- the rpsF gene encoding 30S ribosomal protein S6, whose product MRHYEIVFMVHPDQSEQVPGMIERYTTSVKEANGQVHRLEDWGRRQLAYPINKLHKAHYVLMNVEAPQAVIDELETNFRFNDAVLRNVVIRTKHAVTEASPMAKAKDERKAPEAKAEEAGE is encoded by the coding sequence ATGCGTCACTACGAAATCGTTTTTATGGTTCACCCGGACCAAAGCGAACAAGTACCTGGTATGATCGAACGTTATACTACTTCTGTTAAAGAAGCTAATGGTCAAGTTCATCGCTTAGAAGATTGGGGTCGTCGTCAATTAGCGTACCCAATTAACAAACTACACAAAGCACACTACGTGTTAATGAATGTAGAAGCGCCTCAAGCAGTAATCGACGAGCTAGAAACAAACTTCCGTTTTAATGATGCCGTTCTTCGTAACGTTGTCATTCGTACTAAGCACGCCGTAACAGAAGCTTCACCAATGGCTAAAGCAAAAGACGAGCGTAAAGCTCCTGAAGCTAAAGCTGAGGAAGCGGGCGAGTAA
- a CDS encoding MATE family efflux transporter, which yields MKFNRQHYLENIKKLFKLSTPIFISQLSMSGMGFSDIVMAGLVSDNDVSAIAVSNSIYFPLFLFVLGIIYAITPIVSYLNGSGQRELIAHQIRQGYWIVFTLSIPLILIFTNSHWILDFMDAPAEFSLKSQQYLTLMALAVIPALLMVNLRCLNDGLSTTKPAMFITFIGLLLNIILNYIFIFGKFGLPELGAVGCGVATAIVNWSMFLMLLHYCKTTTTQKDIELFSPVFERPNKDTLCKITRLGLPIAFATFTEVMLFSTSALLLSPLGSQVVASHQVALQTSSFFFMIPLSVGIGVSIMIGQALGRKDVEEAKYLSYYSIGTALLFTTITAIFIVSFRHLIPHLFTQNTASITMAASLLIFVAIYQLPDAVQAICNGILRGYKHTKPITYITMFGYWGIGMPFGYILSRTDWIVEPMAAKGFWVIFCVSLVTVAILLFYQVYKIQQVPADELIERLENIK from the coding sequence ATGAAATTTAACCGTCAACACTATTTAGAAAATATTAAAAAATTATTCAAGTTATCCACCCCTATTTTTATTTCTCAGTTATCAATGTCAGGAATGGGATTTTCCGATATTGTGATGGCAGGGCTGGTCAGTGATAACGATGTGTCTGCAATCGCAGTGAGTAATTCTATTTATTTTCCTCTCTTTCTGTTTGTATTAGGGATTATTTATGCCATTACGCCAATTGTGTCATACCTGAATGGCTCTGGGCAGCGTGAACTTATCGCACATCAGATCCGTCAAGGTTATTGGATCGTATTTACCTTAAGCATTCCACTGATTCTTATTTTTACTAATAGCCATTGGATCTTAGATTTTATGGATGCTCCGGCTGAATTTTCACTTAAATCTCAGCAATATTTAACGCTGATGGCATTAGCCGTGATTCCTGCATTACTAATGGTTAATTTACGTTGTTTAAATGACGGATTATCGACGACAAAACCAGCTATGTTTATCACATTTATTGGGCTACTATTAAATATTATTTTAAATTATATCTTTATTTTTGGTAAATTTGGACTGCCTGAATTAGGGGCGGTTGGATGTGGTGTGGCAACAGCAATTGTGAATTGGTCAATGTTTTTGATGTTATTGCATTATTGTAAAACAACCACAACGCAAAAGGATATTGAGCTTTTTAGCCCTGTCTTTGAACGACCAAATAAAGACACATTATGTAAGATTACGCGTTTAGGCTTGCCGATTGCCTTCGCCACATTTACAGAAGTTATGCTTTTCTCAACCTCTGCACTTTTACTTTCTCCGTTAGGATCTCAGGTAGTGGCTAGTCATCAAGTTGCGTTACAAACAAGTTCGTTTTTCTTTATGATTCCGCTTTCAGTGGGCATTGGGGTGAGTATTATGATTGGGCAAGCTTTAGGTCGCAAAGATGTTGAAGAAGCAAAATACTTAAGTTATTACTCTATCGGTACAGCACTTCTGTTTACGACAATTACCGCAATATTCATTGTGTCATTTAGACATCTCATTCCACATCTTTTCACACAAAATACGGCATCTATTACAATGGCAGCCTCATTACTTATTTTTGTAGCAATTTATCAATTACCTGACGCGGTTCAAGCTATATGTAACGGTATTTTAAGAGGCTATAAACATACCAAGCCAATTACCTATATCACAATGTTCGGTTATTGGGGAATTGGTATGCCGTTCGGTTATATTTTATCGCGAACAGACTGGATTGTAGAACCAATGGCAGCCAAAGGATTTTGGGTGATATTCTGTGTATCCCTTGTGACCGTTGCGATTTTATTGTTTTATCAAGTTTATAAAATTCAGCAAGTGCCTGCAGATGAGTTGATTGAACGATTGGAAAATATTAAATAA